The sequence below is a genomic window from Fusobacterium varium.
ACTTAATCCTAATAAAAAAATTAAAAATGTCAATGCTCTCTTTTTCATTCTTTCCTCCTCAGGTTTACTCTATTATTTCATAGTTATTATTTACATATTTTAAAGGTTTACATCTATTAGTTTTCAATGCTTCAATTAACTCTTTTACATTTTTAACTTTGTATGGTAAAAGTGTTGCATATACTCCAACTTTTTCTACTACATGAGCATCACTTGAACCAATCACTTGTATTCCAAGTTCCTTTCCTGCTTTAACTGCTAATCCATTATGATAATCACTTGTACTTCCATTGTATCCCTCTATTGCTGTAAGTCCTTTAACTGTATATAGTTTATCCTCTAACCCTCTATTATTTGTTCTATATGGGTGAGCTGCTGTACAAGTTCCACCAAATTTATCTACATACTCAATAAACTCTTGAGCACTCATCTGTTCTTCTGGCAGTTTATCTATTCCAAAAGCAACAATATCTCCATCCTTTGTTAGATACTCTACCCCTGGAAAAATAACAAAATCATATTTTTTTACAAGCTCATCAATTTCTTTTATAACATCTGGATTTTCATGATTTGTAAGTGCTATCCCATCAAGTCCTTTTCTCTTTGCTTCTCTAACTATCTCTTCTATAGATATGTGACTATCTGTAGAATATTTATTATCATGCAAATGTAAATCTACTTTCATTTTGAAATATAACTCCTTTTTATTTTTATAACTTTTTTATTATAACACAAATTTTAACCCTATAAAATATATATCTATAAAAAAACTGCATCCATACTATTTTAAAAGTTTGAATGCAGTGCAAAGAGCTTTTATCTCTTATTTATTATTTAAAGTCATCTCTTTAGATTTTTTTATAGTATCAGTAACAGCTTTTATTATTGCTCCTCTGAATCCATTTTCCTCTAAAGTTTTTACCCCTTCAATAGTTGTTCCACCAGGTGAACATACATTATCCTTTAACTCTCCAGGGTGTTTTCCACTTTCAAGGAACATCTTTCCTGCTCCTATTAAAGTTTGTCCAATCAATTTATAAGCTGCTGCTCTAGGAAGCCCCTCTAATACAACAGCATCAGCAAGAGCCTCAATAAACATAAACATAAATGCTGGTGAAGATCCTGAAGCTCCTATTACAGCATCAAAAAGTTCCTCTTTTATCTCTACTGCCATTCCAATTTTTTCAAATAGCTCTTTAAAATATACCTTTTCTTCATCTTCAATATTTTCATTAAAGCTATATGCAACACATCCCTCTTGAACCATTAAAGGTAGATTTGGCATAGTTCTTATTATTTTGCTATTTGTATTTTCTGTTTCCTCTAAAATATCCTCCATAGTTATTCCAGGAGCCATAGCAATAAGAACCTTTGTACTATTGATACTCTCTTTTATCTCATCAATAACATCCATATATACATTTGGTTTTACTGCTAAGAAAATAATATCACACTCTTCAGCAATAGCAACTTCACTATCTAATGCTTTTACTCCATACTTTTTTTCTATCTCTTTTCCTTTTAAAAAGTCATAGACTCTTATATCATTGATTTCAACCATAAGAGAATTAATTATCCCCTTTAAAAAGGCTTCTCCCATGTTTCCACA
It includes:
- the proC gene encoding pyrroline-5-carboxylate reductase, which produces MKKVGFIGCGNMGEAFLKGIINSLMVEINDIRVYDFLKGKEIEKKYGVKALDSEVAIAEECDIIFLAVKPNVYMDVIDEIKESINSTKVLIAMAPGITMEDILEETENTNSKIIRTMPNLPLMVQEGCVAYSFNENIEDEEKVYFKELFEKIGMAVEIKEELFDAVIGASGSSPAFMFMFIEALADAVVLEGLPRAAAYKLIGQTLIGAGKMFLESGKHPGELKDNVCSPGGTTIEGVKTLEENGFRGAIIKAVTDTIKKSKEMTLNNK
- a CDS encoding PHP domain-containing protein codes for the protein MKVDLHLHDNKYSTDSHISIEEIVREAKRKGLDGIALTNHENPDVIKEIDELVKKYDFVIFPGVEYLTKDGDIVAFGIDKLPEEQMSAQEFIEYVDKFGGTCTAAHPYRTNNRGLEDKLYTVKGLTAIEGYNGSTSDYHNGLAVKAGKELGIQVIGSSDAHVVEKVGVYATLLPYKVKNVKELIEALKTNRCKPLKYVNNNYEIIE